A stretch of Lepisosteus oculatus isolate fLepOcu1 chromosome 11, fLepOcu1.hap2, whole genome shotgun sequence DNA encodes these proteins:
- the ndfip1 gene encoding NEDD4 family-interacting protein 1: MAEQSSRYQQLPNEEEPGESSQAASDAPPPYSSIAADNAAYFDYKDEAGFPKPPSYNVATSLPSYDEAERTKAEATIPLVTGRDDDFVARDDFDDADQLRIGNDGIFMLTFFMAFLFNWIGFFLSFCLTTSAAGRYGAISGFGLSLIKWILIVRFSTYFPGYFDGQYWLWWVFLVLGFLLFLRGFINYAKVRKLSDSSFSTLPRTRVLFIY, encoded by the exons ATGGCTGAGCAAAGCAGTAGATACCAGCAG TTGCCGAATGAGGAGGAGCCTGGAGAAAGCTCCCAAGCTGCTTCTGATGCCCCTCCTCCATACAGCAGCATTGCAGCAGACAATGCAG ctTACTTTGATTATAAAGATGAGGCAGGGTTTCCAAAACCACCTTCTTACAATGTTGCCACATCACTCCCATCTTACGACGAAGCTGAAAGAACCAAAGCTGAAGCAACAATTCCTCTCGTCACTGGAAGG GATGATGACTTTGTGGCAAGAGATGACTTCGATGATGCAGATCAGCTGAGGATAGGGAATGATGGCATATTTATGCTAACTTTCTTCA tGGCTTTCCTGTTTAACTGGATTGGATTTTTCCTGTCCTTCTGCCTCACAACCTCTGCTGCAGGAAGATATGGGGCTATTTCTGGGTTTGGGTTGTCACTCATCAAATGGATCCTTATTGTGCGG ttttCTACCTATTTCCCTGGGTACTTTGATGGTCAGTACTGGCTCTGGTGGGTCTTCCTTGTACTGG GATTCCTCCTGTTCCTCAGGGGCTTCATCAACTATGCGAAGGTCAGGAAACTGTCAGACTCAAGCTTTTCTACTCTCCCTCGTACCAGAGTCCTCTTCATTTACTAA
- the endou2 gene encoding uridylate-specific endoribonuclease B produces MNESDPELSAMAQELWDNDMNRLQPGKDYRISLQEKAGITQSNDDGNDGATSPLFTFVDENIFKKETFLAFISLLDNYESDTGEPEVVTPEEEAENHRFLNSVMNTPTMKIAHKYLVEKQLSPEDTEKFKKQLYRIWFELYARRGSTRPDSSGFEHVFVGETRGGRTVIGFHNWIQLYLQEKLGHVDYRGYSLDANSPQPDEEKHILALQFSWKNGIKPKGSIFIGVSPEFEFALYTLCFLTSPNERVKVSFSIYEVEIVCHHYNQKHIGTTYPILIKYLRN; encoded by the exons ATGAATGAAAGCGACCCCGAACTATCGGCGATGGCACAAGAGCTTTGGGACAATGATATGAACCGGCTGCAGCCTGGCAAGGACTACCGAATTTCTCTGCAG GAAAAGGCGGGTATCACGCAGTCCAATGATGATGGAAATGATGGGGCTACTTCACCATTGTTCACATTTGtggatgaaaacatttttaaaaaggaaacctTCCTTG CCTTCATCTCTCTCCTTGACAACTATGAAAGTGATACAGGCGAGCCTGAGGTCGTGACCCCAGAAGAGGAAGCTGAAAACCACAGGTTCCTCAACTCGGTCATGAACACTCCCACCATGAAG ATCGCCCACAAATATCTCGTGGAAAAGCAGCTATCTCCTGAGGACACTGAAAAATTCAAAAAGCAGCTCTACCGCATCTGGTTTGAGCTATATGCCAGAAGAGGATCTACCAG GCCGGACTCGTCAGGCTTTGAACATGTGTTTGTGGGAGAGACGCGAGGAGGCCGTACTGTCATCGGCTTCCACAACTGGATCCAGTTATATCTGCAGGAAAAGCTGGGACACGTTGACTACAGGGGTTACAGTCTGGATGCAAATTCACCTCAA CCTGATGAGGAGAAGCATATTCTGGCCCTCCAGTTCAGCTGGAAGAATGGGATCAAGCCCAAAGGCAGTATCTTCATTGGAGTCAGTCCTGAGTTCGAGTTTGCTCTCTACACCCTCTGTTTTTTGACTTCCCCTAATGAAAGAGTTAAAGTGTCTTTCAGCATCTATGAAGTAGAGATTGTCTGCCACCACTACAACCAGAAGCACATAGGGACCACCTATCCCATTCTCATAAAGTACCTAAGAAACTGA
- the gnpda1 gene encoding glucosamine-6-phosphate isomerase 1, translating to MLVFNLKSYDCLQFLRAAVPVLQDCGAAETKNQTSDFFAALHKMKLIILDDYDQASEWAAKYIRNRILQFNAGPDRYFTMGLPTGSTPLGCYKKLIEYYRSGELSFKYVKTFNMDEYVGLPRDHPESYHSFMWNNFFKHIDIQAENAHILNGNAPDLQTECDAFEDKIKAAGGIELFVGGIGPDGHIAFNEPGSSLVSRTRVKTLALDTILANARFFDGDLSKVPTMALTVGVGTVMDAREVMILITGAHKAFALYKAIEEGVNHMWTVSAFQQHPQTVFVCDEDATLELRVKTVKYFKGMMHVHNKLVEPLSDATRKKSNGAQPTEKAYSD from the exons ATGCTTGTGTTTAATTTAAAGTCATATGACTGCCTGCAATTCCTGAGAGCTGCTGTTCCTGTTTTGCAAGACTGCGGAGCAGCCGAAACAAAGAATCAAACGAGCGATTTCTTCGCGG CTCTTCATAAAATGAAGTTGATCATTCTTGACGATTACGATCAGGCGAGTGAATGGGCGGCCAAATACATAAGGAACAGAATTCTTCAGTTCAACGCAGGACCTGATAGGTACTTCACAATGGGACTTCCCACTG gcagtactcctctgggATGTTATAAGAAACTGATTGAGTACTACAGGAGTGGAGAGCTCTCCTTCAAATATGTTAAAACCTTTAACATGGATGAGTATGTTG GCCTCCCTAGAGATCACCCAGAGAGCTATCATTCTTTTATGTGGAATaatttcttcaagcatattgACATCCAAGCAGAAAATGCACATATCTTAAATGGAAATGCACCAGACCTGCAGACTGAATGTGATGCTTTTGAGGACAAAATTAAAGCTGCGGGAGGAATAGAGCTTTTTGTGGGAG GTATTGGACCTGATGGGCACATTGCCTTCAATGAGCCaggctccagtctggtgtctcgaACCCGTGTAAAAACATTAGCCCTGGATACTATACTGGCTAATGCCCGCTTCTTTGATGGGGACCTGTCCAAAGTGCCCACTATGGCACTAACCGTGGGGGTGGGAACAGTCATGGATGCCAGAGAG GTGATGATCCTCATCACAGGAGCTCATAAAGCATTTGCACTCTACAAGGCCATAGAAGAGGGAGTCAACCACATGTGGACTGTCTCTGCTTTCCAGCAACACCCCCagactgtgtttgtgtgtgatgAGGACGCCACCCTGGAGCTCCGGGTTAAAACTGTCAAGTATTTCAAAG GAATGATGCATGTTCACAACAAGCTGGTGGAGCCGCTGTCCGATGCAACAAGGAAGAAGAGCAATGGAGCTCAGCCAACAGAGAAAGCATACAGTGACTGA